A single genomic interval of Vulpes vulpes isolate BD-2025 chromosome 3, VulVul3, whole genome shotgun sequence harbors:
- the LOC112924442 gene encoding calcium-activated chloride channel regulator 1-like, which translates to MVLSLKAILFVALHLLPGMKSSMVNLNNNGYDGMVIAINPSVPEDEKLIQNIKEMVIEASTYLFHATKRRVYFRNVSILIPLTWKSKSEYLMPKQESYDQADVIVANPYLKYGDDPYTLQYGQCGEKGQYIHFTPNFLLTNNLPIYGSRGRVFVHEWAHLRWGVFDEYNVDQPFYISRKNTIEATRCSTHITGINVVFKECQGSSCITRQCRRDSKTGLYEAKCTFIPEKSQTTRDSIMFMQSLDSVTEFCTAETHNTEAPNLQNKMCNSTSTWDIIMKSEDFQNASPMTGTDPPPHPTFSLLKSKQRVVCLVLDKSGSMNLEDRLFRMNQAAELYLIQIIEKGSLTGMVTFESFATIQNYLTEITDHNAYEKIIANLPQAAGGGTSICSGLRAGFQAIIHSNQNTSGSEIVLLTDGEDENISLCFEEVKKSGSVIHTIALGPSAAKELEILSNMTGGHRFYANKDINGLIDAFSRISSRSGSITQQAIQLESKALNITGKKWINGTVPVDSTIGNDTFFVVTWTKQKPEIILQDPKGTKYKTSDFKENKLNIRSARLQIPGTAETGTWTYSLLNKHANSQMLTVTVTTRARSPTTLPVIATAHMSQSTTHYPSPMIVYAQVSQGFLPVLGINVTAIIETEDGHQVILELWDNGAGADTVKNDGIYSRYFTDYHGNGRYSLKVHAQAKNNMARLSLRQQQNKALYIPGYIENGKIILNPPRPEVKADKAEAEIEDFSRLTSGGSFTVSGAPPAGNHTHVFPPGKITDLEAKVKEDHIQLSWTAPGKVLDKGKANSYIIRISKCFLDLREDFDNAALVNTSSLIPKEAGSIEHFEFKLEPFKIENGTKFYIAIQAIHEANVTSEVSNIAQAIKFIPPQDSSVPALGITITATSLAIWGLALILSIF; encoded by the exons ACTCATTCAAAACATAAAG gAAATGGTAATTGAAGCTTCAACTTACCTGTTTCATGCCACCAAACGAAGAGTTTATTTTAGGAATGTAAGCATTTTAATTCCACTGACCTGGAAATCAAAATCTGAGTACTTAATGCcaaaacaagaatcatatgacCAG GCAGATGTTATAGTTGCCAATCCTTACCTAAAATATGGAGATGATCCCTATACACTTCAATATGGACAATGTGGGGAAAAAGgacaatatatacattttactcCAAACTTCTTGTTGACTAATAATTTGCCTATCTATGGGTCCCGAG GCAGAGTATTTGTCCATGAGTGGGCCCATCTCCGATGGGGAGTATTTGATGAATATAATGTGGACCAGCCATTCTATATTTCCAGAAAGAACACTATTGAAGCAACAAG ATGTTCAACTCATATTACCGGCATTAATGTGGTTTTCAAGGAATGTCAGGGAAGCAGCTGTATAACAAGGCAATGCAGGCGTGACTCAAAGACAGGGCTCTATGAAGCAAAATGTacatttatcccagaaaaatcCCAGACTACAAGGGACTCCATAATGTTTATGCAAAGTCTTGATTCT GTAACTGAATTTTGTACAGCAGAAACTCACAATACAGAAGCTCCAAACctacaaaacaaaatgtgtaatAGCACAAGCACATGGGATATAATTATGAAGTCTGAAGATTTTCAGAATGCATCTCCCATGACAGGAACAGATCCACCACCTCATCCTACATTTTCATTGCTGAAGTCCAAACAGCGAGTAGTCTGCTTGGTACTTGATAAATCTGGAAGCATGAATTtg GAAGACCGTCTCTTTCGAATGAATCAAGCAGCAGAACTGTACTTGATTCAAATTATTGAAAAGGGATCCTTGACTGGTATGGTCACATTTGAAAGTTTTGCTACAATCCAAAATTACCTAACAGAAATAACTGATCATAACGCTTATGAAAAGATCATTGCAAACCTGCCTCAAGCAGCCGGTGGTGGAACTTCAATTTGCAGTGGTCTCAGGGCAGGATTccag GCAATTATCCACAGTAACCAGAATACTTCTGGTTCTGAAATTGTATTACTAACAGATGGGGAAGATGAGAACATAAGCTTATGCTTCGAGGAGGTAAAGAAAAGTGGCTCAGTCATCCATACCATTGCTCTGGGACCTTCTGCTGCCAAAGAACTGGAGATTCTGTCAAATATGACAG gAGGACATCGTTTTTATGCCAATAAAGACATAAATGGCCTTATTGATGCTTTCAGTAGAATTTCATCTAGAAGTGGCAGCATCACGCAGCAGGCTATTCAG tTGGAAAGTAAAGCCTTGAATATTAcagggaagaaatggataaatggtACAGTGCCTGTGGATAGTACAATTGGAAATGACACTTTCTTTGTTGTCACATGgacaaaacaaaagccagaaaTTATTCTCCAAGAtccaaaaggaacaaaatataaaacctcagatttcaaagaaaataaactaaatattcgGTCTGCTCGACTTCAAATACCAGGGACTGCAGAG ACAGGTACTTGGACTTATAGTCTTCTAAATAAACATGCCAACTCTCAAATGCTAACGGTGACAGTGACTACTCGAGCAAGAAGTCCTACCACACTCCCAGTAATTGCAACTGCTCACATGAGCCAAAGTACAACACATTACCCTAGCCCAATGATTGTTTATGCACAAGTCAGTCAAGGGTTTTTGCCTGTTTTGGGAATCAATGTAACAGCCATTATAGAAACTGAAGATGGACATCAAGTAATACTGGAGCTCTGGGACAATGGTGCAG gTGCTGATACTGTGAAGAATGATGGCATCTACTCAAGATATTTTACAGATTACCATGGGAATGGTAGATACAGTTTAAAAGTACATGCCCAGGCGAAAAACAACATGGCTAGACTAAGTTTAAGACAACAGCAGAACAAAGCTCTGTATATACCTGGCTACATTGAAAATG GTAAAATTATACTGAACCCACCCAGGCCTGAAGTCAAAGCTGACAAGGCAGAGGCTGAAATAGAAGACTTCAGCCGACTAACCTCTGGAGGGTCATTTACTGTATCAGGAGCTCCTCCTGCTGGTAATCATACCCACGTGTTCCCACCTGGCAAAATCACAGACCTTGAGGCTAAGGTTAAAGAAGATCACATACAACTATCATGGACCGCCCCTGGCAAAGTCCTTGATAAAGGAAAAG CCAACAGCTACATTATAAGAATAAGTAAGTGTTTCCTGGATCTACGAGAAGATTTTGACAATGCTGCTTTAGTGAACACTTCCAGTCTGATACCTAAGGAGGCTGGCTCAATAGAACATTTTGAATTCAAACTAGaaccttttaaaatagaaaatggtaCCAAATTCTATATTGCAATTCAAGCCATCCATGAAGCTAATGTCACTTCAGAGGTTTCTAATATTGCACAAGCAATCAAGTTTATTCCTCCACAGGACTCCAGTGTCCCTGCTCTGGGCATCACGATTACTGCAACCAGTTTGGCAATTTGGGGATTAGCTTtgattttatctatattttaa